A single Petrotoga sp. 9PWA.NaAc.5.4 DNA region contains:
- a CDS encoding carbohydrate ABC transporter permease: MKPKTKEAISGYIFASPVIIIVLLFTIYPIIMIFYYSFTNFNPLETQKFKMPLNVQETIELHIGMFQSDVNSVEEVMSWFDLLFFIKYDVGINLTSEQEEAVLKYFDTQKLLEDFVSGKLNTVMTTSEFMTTYMTQEKSLFKKYKPQLVGLGNFRRMFNDDYVKISLFNTLLYTAIVVPIQTFLAVILAVAANLKVKGVKFYKVVFFLPAITSSAAISMIFWLIYSKPGILNRILVTLFGGLGYQPIDWLNNPSTALFSIMLMNIWSTAGYFMITFLAGLQDIPTSLYEAADIDGASGLQKFWKITLPLLRPQILFVIVMGTIGCMQVFDQIYFLIENMRNITISFYIYKNAFEYGNMGYASSLALILFAIIMFITFLQRRYIPEEY, encoded by the coding sequence ATGAAACCTAAAACTAAAGAGGCCATATCAGGATATATATTTGCCTCTCCTGTTATAATTATAGTTTTATTGTTTACTATATATCCTATCATTATGATATTTTATTACAGTTTTACTAATTTTAATCCTTTAGAAACTCAAAAATTTAAAATGCCTTTAAATGTACAAGAAACAATCGAGTTGCATATAGGAATGTTTCAATCTGATGTAAATTCGGTAGAAGAAGTAATGAGTTGGTTTGATTTACTTTTTTTTATTAAATACGATGTAGGTATAAACTTAACTTCTGAGCAAGAAGAAGCTGTTTTAAAATACTTCGATACTCAAAAACTTTTGGAAGATTTTGTAAGTGGGAAATTAAATACAGTAATGACAACTTCAGAATTTATGACAACTTATATGACACAAGAAAAAAGTTTATTTAAAAAGTATAAGCCACAATTAGTAGGATTGGGGAATTTTCGTAGAATGTTTAATGATGATTATGTTAAGATCTCCCTATTTAACACTCTATTATATACCGCTATTGTAGTACCAATACAAACTTTTTTAGCCGTTATTTTAGCGGTGGCTGCAAATTTAAAAGTAAAAGGTGTCAAATTTTATAAAGTTGTATTTTTCCTACCAGCAATAACTTCATCTGCTGCCATTTCCATGATTTTCTGGTTAATTTATTCAAAACCTGGAATTTTAAACAGAATTTTAGTAACGCTTTTTGGAGGTTTAGGATACCAACCAATTGATTGGCTGAATAATCCAAGTACCGCTTTGTTTTCAATTATGCTTATGAATATTTGGTCAACTGCAGGATATTTCATGATAACCTTTTTAGCTGGCTTGCAGGATATACCCACATCTCTTTATGAAGCTGCTGATATTGATGGAGCCTCTGGTTTACAAAAATTTTGGAAAATCACTTTACCACTTTTAAGACCACAGATACTTTTCGTTATAGTTATGGGAACAATTGGATGTATGCAAGTATTTGATCAAATATATTTTTTAATTGAAAATATGAGGAACATAACAATTTCTTTTTATATTTATAAAAATGCGTTTGAATATGGAAATATGGGGTATGCATCTTCTTTAGCTCTAATACTTTTTGCAATAATTATGTTTATAACGTTCTTGCAACGTCGTTATATTCCGGAAGAATATTGA
- a CDS encoding ABC transporter substrate-binding protein, whose translation MKKVTFFVLMILFVFTSFSAVTITITGWPGNPAEEAAIKEIVQKFNASHKDIQVRWDPIAGDYKQTLMTRLSGGQGPDLFYVDVYVFEELARANVLQPLDLYIQRDKFDIDDFYPNLVDAFTFNNRVYGIAKDFSTLALFYNKEIFDKYNVPYPTNEDTWFDLFYKATLLKERGYDAPLSLAADFNRLIPMIHSFGGRLVKEDLSTALTEKQAVAALKFYVELASKYNLAYLPSTLGAGWLGDAFAKEMTAMVMEGPWALGYIRESFPNVESKTGIVELPSLVDESTMIYTVAWSINRQSPHKDEAWEVLKFLVTEGQEIFVQKAGVLGSRQSVAVKDTDPMKQVFYDSVEFGYPWRVPTPTGIFAKANDYLNSILNDLFAGRITVDEAIRTIEKNYNSWVSR comes from the coding sequence ATGAAAAAGGTAACATTTTTTGTTTTGATGATTCTCTTTGTATTCACTTCATTTTCTGCCGTTACTATAACTATAACAGGATGGCCAGGAAATCCTGCAGAAGAAGCAGCTATCAAAGAAATTGTTCAAAAGTTTAACGCCTCTCATAAAGATATTCAAGTTAGATGGGATCCTATCGCAGGAGATTACAAACAAACTTTAATGACTAGATTATCAGGTGGTCAAGGTCCAGATCTCTTCTACGTGGACGTGTATGTTTTTGAAGAATTAGCAAGAGCGAATGTATTACAACCTTTAGACCTTTATATACAAAGAGACAAATTCGATATTGACGATTTTTATCCTAACTTGGTAGACGCTTTTACATTTAACAATAGAGTTTATGGTATAGCAAAAGATTTTTCAACCTTAGCTTTATTTTACAACAAAGAGATATTTGATAAATATAATGTCCCTTATCCAACAAATGAAGACACTTGGTTTGATTTATTTTACAAAGCAACTTTACTTAAAGAAAGAGGATACGATGCCCCATTGTCTTTAGCAGCAGATTTTAATAGATTAATTCCTATGATTCATAGTTTTGGAGGTAGGTTAGTAAAAGAAGACTTGTCAACCGCTTTAACTGAAAAACAAGCAGTAGCTGCATTAAAGTTTTATGTTGAACTTGCGTCCAAATATAATTTAGCGTATTTACCATCAACATTAGGTGCAGGTTGGCTTGGAGATGCTTTTGCAAAGGAAATGACGGCTATGGTTATGGAAGGTCCATGGGCATTAGGATATATTAGAGAATCTTTTCCAAATGTTGAATCAAAAACTGGTATAGTAGAATTACCGAGTTTGGTAGATGAATCCACTATGATTTATACAGTTGCATGGAGTATAAATAGGCAATCACCTCATAAGGATGAAGCTTGGGAAGTTTTAAAATTTCTTGTAACTGAAGGCCAAGAAATCTTCGTACAAAAGGCAGGAGTTCTTGGTTCAAGACAAAGTGTCGCAGTAAAAGATACTGATCCGATGAAGCAAGTGTTTTATGATTCAGTAGAATTTGGCTATCCTTGGAGAGTTCCAACACCAACAGGAATATTTGCTAAAGCAAATGATTATTTGAACTCTATTTTAAACGATTTATTTGCGGGAAGAATAACTGTAGACGAAGCTATAAGAACAATTGAAAAAAATTATAATTCCTGGGTATCTCGATAA
- a CDS encoding LacI family DNA-binding transcriptional regulator, translating into MNLTIKDIADLAKVSVATVSRVLNDSDKVKPETKEKILKIIRDYGYKPDKIASSLRKKKTGIYGIIFSVKGGRVLEDTYSTKFLKGVLTFLSKKGLKLIVDIHESQDILEYYKNIIKSKVIDGFILLDIRKNDKRVELLKNENFPFVVIGRNDENNFVYVDSDNVSGAYIAIKHLKEIGCQKILYISGNEGIPVSEQRLSGVKSAEKDLKLRIDIEYGDFDEEKTIEILKSILKRGFNYDGVFCASDTMAYATIKFLRGLGIEVPVIGYDNIPLSEFIELTTVDQNIIKIGYSAAEALHKLANGEEVMSLVVPSKLVKRKSTLSFTTKHI; encoded by the coding sequence ATGAATTTGACAATAAAAGATATAGCAGATTTAGCAAAAGTTTCAGTTGCAACAGTTTCTAGGGTGTTAAACGATTCAGACAAAGTTAAGCCAGAAACTAAAGAAAAAATTTTAAAAATTATCCGTGATTATGGTTATAAACCTGATAAAATAGCTTCTTCTTTAAGGAAAAAGAAAACGGGCATATACGGTATAATCTTTTCCGTGAAAGGAGGTAGGGTTTTAGAAGATACTTACTCTACCAAATTTTTAAAAGGAGTTCTAACTTTTCTTTCTAAAAAGGGACTTAAACTAATAGTAGATATTCATGAATCACAAGACATACTTGAATACTATAAAAATATCATTAAAAGTAAAGTAATAGATGGTTTTATTTTGTTAGATATTAGAAAAAACGATAAAAGAGTAGAACTTTTAAAAAATGAAAATTTTCCTTTTGTTGTTATAGGTAGAAACGATGAAAATAATTTTGTTTACGTAGACAGTGACAACGTATCTGGTGCATATATAGCAATAAAGCATTTAAAAGAAATAGGATGTCAAAAGATACTTTACATTAGTGGAAACGAAGGGATACCCGTATCTGAACAAAGATTGAGTGGAGTAAAAAGTGCAGAAAAAGATTTAAAATTAAGAATTGATATAGAATATGGCGATTTTGATGAAGAAAAAACGATTGAAATTTTAAAATCAATTTTGAAAAGAGGCTTTAACTATGATGGTGTTTTCTGCGCATCTGATACAATGGCGTACGCTACGATTAAATTTTTAAGAGGATTAGGAATAGAAGTTCCTGTTATTGGATATGACAATATTCCTCTTTCGGAATTTATAGAGTTAACAACTGTGGATCAAAATATTATAAAAATTGGTTATAGTGCTGCTGAAGCTTTGCATAAATTAGCAAATGGAGAAGAGGTAATGTCGTTAGTTGTACCTTCTAAATTAGTTAAGAGAAAAAGTACTTTGAGTTTTACAACTAAACATATTTAA
- a CDS encoding YqeG family HAD IIIA-type phosphatase gives MLNHTTGLFKYIPIPREHSPDIYSIDYDRLKKLGFTTILMDYDFTVTPWRDDQISRKTLDLFEELINDGFKVAIVTNSKREKVKSIETLTNGKVKVYTSMKKPNTKKLKSVLEELKSKESETVIIGDLFITDISVGNKLGLYTILINPYTYGLESKFKHFVAGFTKFAYKMFFYTIGWFFRFIDLFSPNEFKKNVFEVDYDHLWEKRYKILIFDFDNTLNEWHENYLRPEVIDLFLKLKEKGFYILIASNSKKKRFKELEIELNDLGIDLLYSAMKPLRFKIRKKLKIHGYKPGEGVIIGDQLFTDIVLGNVLGFYTVKVEPLSKKEGLWTRFMRFFEKIALKWIREKPTLAKDQTENLENNS, from the coding sequence GTGTTGAACCACACGACGGGGTTATTTAAATATATTCCAATTCCTCGTGAACATAGTCCTGATATATATTCCATAGATTATGATAGATTGAAAAAACTCGGATTTACAACTATACTTATGGATTATGATTTCACGGTAACTCCATGGAGGGACGATCAAATTTCACGAAAGACTTTGGATCTTTTTGAGGAATTGATTAACGATGGATTCAAAGTTGCTATAGTCACGAATTCAAAAAGAGAAAAAGTTAAATCCATAGAAACATTGACAAACGGGAAGGTTAAAGTATATACAAGTATGAAAAAGCCTAACACTAAAAAGTTAAAATCGGTTTTGGAAGAATTGAAATCTAAGGAATCTGAAACAGTTATTATTGGTGATCTTTTTATTACTGATATCAGTGTTGGGAATAAACTTGGCTTATATACTATATTAATAAATCCATATACTTATGGTTTAGAAAGTAAATTCAAACATTTTGTTGCTGGATTTACTAAATTTGCTTATAAAATGTTTTTTTATACAATAGGATGGTTTTTTCGGTTTATAGACCTTTTTAGCCCTAACGAATTCAAAAAAAATGTTTTTGAGGTTGACTATGATCATTTATGGGAAAAGAGATACAAGATTTTAATTTTTGATTTTGATAATACTTTAAACGAATGGCATGAAAATTATTTACGTCCGGAAGTAATTGATCTTTTTTTGAAATTGAAGGAAAAAGGATTCTATATTTTGATAGCTTCTAACAGTAAAAAAAAGCGATTCAAAGAGTTAGAAATAGAATTGAATGATTTGGGAATAGACCTTTTATATTCAGCTATGAAACCTTTGCGATTTAAAATTAGAAAAAAATTAAAAATACACGGTTATAAGCCTGGTGAAGGAGTAATAATTGGTGATCAACTTTTTACTGATATTGTTTTAGGGAATGTCTTAGGTTTTTATACTGTAAAGGTTGAACCGCTTTCAAAAAAGGAAGGACTCTGGACACGTTTTATGAGATTTTTTGAAAAAATTGCGTTGAAGTGGATTAGAGAAAAACCTACTCTCGCTAAAGATCAAACGGAAAATTTAGAAAATAACTCTTAA
- a CDS encoding DUF4911 domain-containing protein produces MDENKIQEYDIYVDVARENIHLLIYLIEAEAHIMNVRKKQKNGYFKIIVPAGLLEEALTLLNSLKESDIKLEVVSVEPHDGVI; encoded by the coding sequence ATGGATGAAAACAAAATTCAAGAATATGATATATATGTTGACGTTGCAAGAGAGAATATTCACCTACTAATTTATTTAATAGAAGCAGAAGCACATATAATGAATGTAAGAAAAAAACAAAAAAATGGTTATTTTAAAATAATAGTTCCTGCAGGATTGTTAGAAGAAGCTCTAACCTTACTCAATTCTTTAAAAGAATCAGACATTAAACTGGAGGTAGTAAGTGTTGAACCACACGACGGGGTTATTTAA